The following proteins are co-located in the Paludibaculum fermentans genome:
- a CDS encoding flagellar FlbD family protein, with the protein MIRLTRLNLEPIVINSDLIECVESTPDTVLKLTNGQRLMVRESLDEVVARVIEYRRAIAAAPPASGRGGTAAALFAGESKHGYR; encoded by the coding sequence ATGATCCGACTCACACGCCTGAACCTGGAACCGATCGTGATCAATTCTGACCTGATCGAGTGCGTCGAGTCGACTCCGGACACGGTGTTGAAGCTGACAAACGGGCAGCGGCTGATGGTTCGGGAATCGCTGGATGAGGTGGTCGCGCGGGTGATTGAGTACAGGCGGGCCATCGCTGCCGCGCCGCCGGCGAGCGGTCGTGGCGGGACGGCGGCCGCCCTGTTCGCGGGAGAGAGCAAGCATGGCTACCGCTGA
- a CDS encoding flagellar motor protein, with amino-acid sequence MATADNSTDQTLKKRLDFSSLLGASLAVISLVGGLILEGGHFADIRQASALLIVLGGTLGAVLLNTPLELFTRLMRRLPELFYYVPDQVDQRIEDIARLAQKARREGVVSLEDELEKIQDPFLRRALELGVDGMAQQEYRETLELEIELAERRAEAEAHVLESAGGYAPTLGILGAVLGLIQVMKHIENIDQVGPGIAVAFVATLYGVGSANLLFLPAAGKLRARSRSQLVCNEMIMEGVAAVMDGLNPKMIRQKLASFQQRGPSEVRRKTAKLSETNKIAPPASVPTVQG; translated from the coding sequence ATGGCTACCGCTGACAACAGCACGGACCAGACGTTAAAGAAACGGCTGGATTTCTCGAGCCTGCTCGGCGCCTCACTGGCGGTCATCAGCCTGGTGGGCGGCCTAATTCTGGAAGGTGGTCATTTCGCGGACATCCGCCAGGCCTCGGCTCTGCTGATCGTGCTGGGCGGGACGCTGGGCGCGGTGCTGCTGAATACGCCACTGGAATTGTTCACGCGCTTGATGCGGCGATTGCCGGAACTCTTTTATTATGTGCCGGATCAGGTGGATCAGCGGATTGAGGACATCGCCCGCCTGGCCCAGAAGGCGCGACGTGAAGGCGTGGTTTCGCTGGAAGATGAGCTGGAGAAGATCCAGGACCCGTTCCTGCGCCGGGCCTTGGAGCTAGGCGTGGACGGGATGGCGCAGCAGGAGTACCGCGAGACGCTGGAACTGGAGATCGAACTGGCTGAACGGCGCGCCGAGGCGGAGGCGCATGTGCTTGAATCCGCAGGTGGTTATGCGCCGACGCTGGGTATCCTGGGGGCCGTGCTGGGCCTGATCCAGGTGATGAAGCACATCGAGAACATCGACCAGGTGGGGCCGGGCATTGCCGTGGCCTTTGTGGCGACTCTCTATGGCGTGGGCTCGGCCAATCTGCTGTTCCTGCCGGCGGCTGGCAAGCTGCGCGCCCGGTCCCGGTCGCAACTGGTGTGCAACGAGATGATCATGGAGGGTGTGGCGGCGGTGATGGACGGTTTGAACCCGAAAATGATCCGCCAGAAGCTCGCCTCGTTCCAGCAGCGGGGTCCGTCCGAGGTGCGGCGCAAGACGGCGAAGTTGAGCGAGACCAACAAGATAGCTCCACCGGCCAGCGTGCCGACGGTGCAGGGATAG
- a CDS encoding flagellar motor protein MotB, with translation MRRRRKTDHPVSHDRWLISYADFITLLFALFVVMFAASQTDKTKMAAIQESYLRAVQRGAVLEGRSVVARILGGTVDEKGIGNAMLRGPGGTKKVLPAVTPQIPAELLPPMNALTEKLSKEIAAGKLKVSLGARGLVISFRQTALFKSGDDQVQMDAIEVFKPIAEVLQSLPNHIVVEGHTDSVPIHNSRFRSNWELSAARSIAVMDMLITKFGIDRTRVAILGYGENQANGDNESEEGRAKNRRVDLVIQNLGIEASDLTAAATPAPSSTSRR, from the coding sequence ATGCGGCGCCGCAGGAAAACAGACCATCCCGTCAGTCATGACCGCTGGCTGATCTCCTACGCCGATTTCATCACCCTACTCTTCGCCCTCTTCGTGGTTATGTTTGCGGCCTCGCAAACGGACAAGACGAAGATGGCCGCCATCCAGGAATCCTACCTCCGGGCTGTGCAGCGAGGCGCCGTGCTGGAGGGCCGCAGCGTGGTGGCGCGCATCCTGGGCGGTACGGTGGATGAAAAGGGCATCGGAAACGCCATGCTGCGCGGGCCTGGGGGCACGAAGAAGGTTCTTCCGGCGGTCACTCCGCAGATTCCGGCCGAGCTGCTGCCTCCCATGAACGCGCTCACCGAGAAACTGTCCAAGGAGATTGCGGCAGGGAAGCTGAAGGTGAGCCTGGGGGCGCGCGGGCTGGTGATCAGCTTCCGGCAGACCGCCCTGTTCAAGTCTGGAGACGATCAGGTCCAGATGGATGCGATCGAGGTCTTCAAGCCGATCGCGGAAGTGCTGCAGTCCCTTCCGAATCATATAGTTGTGGAAGGTCACACGGATTCCGTGCCGATTCACAACTCGCGTTTCCGCAGTAACTGGGAGCTCTCCGCCGCGCGTAGCATCGCCGTGATGGACATGCTGATCACCAAGTTCGGGATCGACCGGACGCGCGTGGCGATCCTTGGCTATGGCGAGAACCAGGCGAATGGCGATAACGAGTCGGAAGAGGGGCGGGCCAAGAACCGCCGTGTCGATCTCGTCATCCAGAACCTGGGTATTGAAGCTTCTGACCTGACCGCCGCCGCCACCCCTGCGCCGTCATCGACGAGCCGCCGCTAG
- a CDS encoding flagellin N-terminal helical domain-containing protein → MSISIQTNSGSLMALDNLRVNTDFQSKTIQRLTSGYRINASGDDAAGLAVANSYRSQVAELNQGIRNANDGLSQLQIVDGGLNNITKMVDRLRTLATQAASDTFKGDLATLDNEFKAIRTEIDRQAANIGLVTGGANAQSVEVYVGGGSSQTNSIVTLDLTTSSLVDQAGLGIDSDDLLSKAAAKTALDNLTIATATLGTIQGQVGSSQNKLQYAVNLASSQSTNISAAESRIRDADVAAEASNLTKAQVLAQSSMAALAQANSAPQNVLTLLRQ, encoded by the coding sequence ATGTCGATCTCAATCCAAACCAATAGCGGCAGCCTGATGGCGCTTGACAATCTCCGTGTGAACACCGACTTCCAGTCGAAAACCATCCAGCGCCTGACCTCGGGCTACCGTATCAACGCTTCCGGCGACGATGCCGCCGGCCTGGCAGTGGCCAACAGCTACCGTTCGCAGGTGGCCGAGCTGAACCAGGGCATCCGCAACGCGAACGATGGCCTCAGCCAACTCCAGATCGTAGACGGCGGTTTGAACAACATCACGAAGATGGTGGACCGGCTGCGCACTCTGGCGACCCAGGCCGCTTCCGACACGTTCAAGGGCGACCTTGCCACACTGGACAACGAGTTCAAGGCGATCCGGACAGAAATCGACCGGCAGGCCGCCAACATCGGCTTGGTCACCGGCGGCGCCAATGCGCAGTCTGTCGAAGTCTACGTCGGCGGCGGCAGCAGCCAGACGAATTCGATCGTCACGCTCGACCTGACCACGAGCAGCCTGGTCGACCAGGCCGGTCTCGGGATCGACTCCGACGACCTGCTCTCCAAGGCCGCTGCGAAGACCGCGCTGGACAACCTCACGATCGCCACCGCGACCCTTGGCACCATCCAGGGCCAGGTTGGTAGCAGCCAGAACAAGCTGCAGTATGCCGTGAACCTGGCTTCCTCGCAGTCCACCAACATCTCGGCCGCGGAGTCCCGCATTCGTGATGCTGATGTCGCAGCGGAAGCTTCGAACCTGACCAAGGCGCAGGTCCTGGCGCAGTCCTCCATGGCCGCCCTGGCCCAGGCGAACTCCGCCCCCCAGAACGTCCTGACCCTCCTCCGCCAGTAG
- a CDS encoding flagellin N-terminal helical domain-containing protein: protein MAISVQTNTGSLLALDNLRMNTDFQSRTIQRLTSGYRINASGDDAAGLAVANSYRTVVAELNQGIRNANDGLSQLQIVDGGLNNISKMVDRLRTLATQAASDTFVGDMSSLNDEFNAIKTEIDRQAANIGLTPEGPNARSSEVYVGGGNIQANSIVTLDLTDTSVVDATGLGINGDNLTNKAAAKAALTHLTNATTTLGVIQGQVGSSQNKLQYALNLASSQATNIAAADSRIRDADIAAEASNLTKAQVLQQSSMAALAQANSAPQSILTLLRQ, encoded by the coding sequence TTGGCGATCTCAGTCCAAACGAACACCGGCTCTCTGCTGGCCCTGGATAACTTACGTATGAACACTGATTTTCAGTCCAGGACGATCCAGCGATTGACTTCGGGCTATCGCATCAACGCATCGGGCGACGACGCAGCCGGCTTGGCCGTAGCGAACAGCTACCGCACTGTAGTGGCTGAACTGAACCAGGGCATCCGCAACGCGAACGACGGGTTGAGTCAACTCCAGATCGTGGACGGGGGTCTCAACAATATCTCCAAGATGGTGGACCGTTTGCGCACATTGGCGACCCAGGCCGCCTCGGACACCTTCGTGGGCGATATGAGTAGTCTGAATGACGAATTCAACGCGATTAAGACGGAGATCGACCGTCAGGCCGCCAACATCGGGCTGACCCCGGAGGGCCCGAACGCCAGGAGTTCGGAAGTGTACGTAGGCGGAGGGAATATCCAGGCGAATTCGATAGTGACCCTGGATTTGACCGACACCAGCGTAGTGGATGCCACAGGACTCGGCATCAACGGCGACAACCTCACGAACAAGGCCGCGGCCAAAGCAGCGTTGACACACCTCACCAACGCCACCACAACCCTCGGCGTAATCCAAGGCCAAGTAGGCAGCAGCCAGAACAAGCTGCAGTACGCGCTCAACCTGGCCTCATCACAGGCAACCAACATCGCGGCGGCCGACTCTCGTATCCGGGACGCGGATATTGCGGCGGAGGCCTCGAATCTGACCAAAGCGCAGGTGTTGCAGCAGTCCTCAATGGCGGCGCTGGCACAGGCGAATTCCGCACCGCAGTCGATCCTGACGCTGCTCCGGCAGTAG
- a CDS encoding flagellin N-terminal helical domain-containing protein, with the protein MAISVQTNTGSLMALDNLRTNTDFQSKTIQRLTSGYRINASGDDAAGLAVANSYRTQVAELNQGIRNANDGLSQLQIVDGGLNNISKMVDRLRTLATQAASDTFTGDLTTLDDEFTAIKTEIDRQAANIGLITGGDNAKAGEVFVGGGDTQANSIVTLDLTATSVVDSAGLGVDGDDLTSKANAKTALTNLTAATATLGTIQGQVGSSQNKLQYAVNLASSQSTNISAAESRIRDADIAAEASNLTKAQVLQQSSMAALAQANSAPQSVLTLLR; encoded by the coding sequence ATGGCGATCTCAGTTCAAACCAATACCGGCTCTTTGATGGCGCTGGACAATCTTCGTACCAACACCGATTTCCAGTCAAAGACCATCCAACGGCTGACCTCGGGCTACCGCATCAACGCTTCGGGCGACGACGCGGCTGGTCTTGCCGTGGCCAACAGCTACCGCACGCAGGTTGCCGAACTGAACCAGGGCATCCGCAACGCGAACGACGGCCTGAGCCAGCTCCAGATCGTGGACGGCGGCCTGAACAACATTTCCAAGATGGTGGACCGGTTGCGCACTCTGGCGACCCAGGCCGCTTCCGATACGTTCACGGGCGACCTGACGACGCTGGACGACGAATTCACGGCGATCAAGACGGAAATCGACCGCCAGGCTGCCAACATCGGCCTGATCACCGGTGGCGACAATGCCAAGGCCGGCGAAGTGTTCGTGGGCGGCGGCGACACGCAGGCGAACTCGATCGTGACCCTCGATCTGACCGCGACCAGTGTGGTTGACTCGGCCGGTCTCGGCGTCGACGGCGATGACCTGACCAGCAAGGCGAACGCCAAGACTGCCCTGACGAACCTGACCGCCGCCACCGCGACGCTGGGCACGATCCAGGGTCAGGTTGGTAGCAGCCAGAACAAGCTGCAGTATGCCGTCAACCTCGCTTCTTCCCAGTCCACCAACATCTCGGCCGCTGAGTCCCGCATCCGTGATGCCGATATCGCTGCTGAAGCTTCGAACCTCACCAAGGCTCAGGTTCTGCAGCAGTCCTCGATGGCGGCCCTGGCGCAGGCGAATTCGGCTCCGCAGTCGGTGCTGACCCTGCTCCGGTAG
- the fliD gene encoding flagellar filament capping protein FliD, which translates to MSSSSAIFSGNSRYASDFQSVIERSVAIASMPLTQLQNQRSNTASEQTAISSLASKFSTLRTALDNIDSGTTAAPTATLSNSAVARVTAASGAQPTEMNLEVINLGSYSTSLSNDGLIKVTDPTSQSITSDEVATLTINGVPMEIHPPVGSLNALAQAINEKGAGVQASVVNIGGPGAADYRLALRSTDLGGVTIDLSDSTGSIATQYATGTTAQYRVNGFPATAVDSTSRKVTIAPGVTAELAAVGSTDISLTPNATKLQDYISAFVTAFNAAGSEIDTHRGQGTGALSGQSLPSELGNTLRELMKFETTGSTISNPADLGLSLDRNGTLLFNTATFATAFADNNDAVRGFLGGESSGGFLQSMKATLDTVDGLTGGVLTDASSQVAKTLVRQDDQIAEMQNRIDVMETNLKERMAASDAAIALLEQQVTLITGLFSANNNSNN; encoded by the coding sequence ATGTCTTCGAGTAGTGCAATTTTCAGCGGTAACAGCCGCTACGCGAGTGACTTTCAGTCAGTGATCGAGAGATCCGTCGCGATCGCGTCGATGCCATTGACACAACTCCAGAATCAGCGGAGCAATACCGCGAGCGAACAAACGGCGATCAGCAGCCTGGCCTCCAAGTTCTCGACGCTGCGAACTGCGCTGGACAATATTGATTCGGGAACGACAGCTGCTCCGACGGCGACGCTGAGCAACTCGGCGGTTGCCCGCGTCACGGCGGCCTCTGGTGCGCAGCCGACGGAAATGAACCTCGAGGTGATCAACCTGGGGTCCTATTCGACATCACTAAGTAATGATGGCCTGATCAAGGTGACCGATCCCACATCGCAGTCGATCACCAGCGATGAAGTGGCGACGCTCACCATTAATGGCGTGCCGATGGAAATCCATCCGCCGGTGGGCAGCCTGAACGCGTTGGCGCAGGCGATCAATGAGAAAGGCGCCGGCGTGCAGGCTTCGGTGGTGAACATCGGCGGGCCCGGGGCCGCGGATTACCGTCTGGCCCTGCGCAGCACCGACCTGGGCGGGGTGACGATCGATCTTTCTGATTCCACAGGCAGCATCGCCACTCAGTACGCCACAGGCACAACCGCGCAATATCGCGTGAACGGCTTCCCCGCGACCGCGGTGGACAGCACTTCGCGCAAGGTGACGATCGCGCCGGGTGTGACTGCGGAATTGGCAGCGGTGGGTTCGACGGACATCTCACTGACACCGAATGCGACCAAGCTTCAGGACTACATCTCCGCCTTCGTGACTGCTTTCAATGCAGCGGGTTCTGAAATCGATACACACCGCGGGCAGGGGACCGGCGCACTGTCAGGGCAGAGCCTGCCTTCGGAACTGGGCAACACTCTTCGTGAGCTGATGAAGTTCGAAACGACCGGCTCGACGATCAGCAATCCGGCTGACCTGGGCTTGTCGCTCGATCGGAACGGCACGCTGCTGTTCAACACTGCCACGTTTGCCACTGCTTTTGCCGACAACAATGATGCTGTTCGGGGCTTCCTGGGCGGCGAGAGTTCCGGTGGATTCCTGCAGAGCATGAAGGCCACTCTGGACACGGTGGATGGGCTGACGGGCGGGGTATTGACCGATGCCTCCAGCCAGGTAGCCAAGACGCTCGTGCGGCAAGACGACCAGATCGCCGAGATGCAGAACCGCATTGACGTGATGGAGACCAACCTGAAGGAGCGGATGGCGGCGTCGGACGCGGCGATCGCCCTTTTGGAACAGCAAGTTACGCTCATTACGGGACTCTTCAGTGCCAACAACAATTCCAACAACTGA
- a CDS encoding flagellar basal body rod protein FlgB: protein MSASVMVDKLAEGIERYMDLVALRQRLVSANIANAETPNYRTKDVDFASQMQSVLEGDQPKISEPAGLAAKSDGNNVSMEREMRLLSENAMRFQIASTLLKTEVRQIKTAIQEGKGA, encoded by the coding sequence ATGTCAGCAAGTGTTATGGTCGACAAACTCGCTGAAGGTATCGAGCGATACATGGATCTGGTGGCACTGCGCCAGCGCCTGGTCAGTGCCAACATTGCGAACGCGGAGACCCCGAACTACCGGACGAAGGACGTGGATTTCGCGTCCCAAATGCAGTCCGTGCTGGAAGGGGATCAACCCAAAATCTCAGAACCCGCGGGTCTTGCGGCCAAGTCCGACGGCAACAACGTCAGCATGGAGCGCGAGATGCGCCTGCTGTCTGAGAACGCGATGCGATTCCAGATCGCCTCGACACTCCTGAAGACCGAAGTGCGTCAAATCAAAACGGCCATCCAGGAGGGTAAAGGCGCATGA
- the flgC gene encoding flagellar basal body rod protein FlgC yields the protein MSLFTALSVSATGLTAQRQRAELLVENLANSETTRTAEGGPYRRKDAVFSTASVDTPFQSMYASELGNQASGVQVSEIVTDTRDPERRYMPGHPDADTEGYVKLPNVNPAEDMVDLMSASRNYQANVTAMSAVKDMIHRSIDLLR from the coding sequence ATGAGCCTCTTCACCGCACTCTCCGTCAGCGCCACCGGGCTTACGGCGCAACGCCAGCGCGCCGAACTGCTGGTGGAAAACCTGGCAAATTCCGAGACAACCCGTACGGCCGAGGGCGGACCCTACCGCCGCAAGGACGCCGTCTTTTCCACGGCTTCCGTGGATACCCCTTTTCAGTCGATGTATGCCTCCGAGCTGGGCAACCAGGCGTCGGGGGTGCAGGTGAGCGAGATCGTGACGGATACACGCGATCCCGAGCGGCGCTACATGCCGGGTCATCCGGACGCCGACACCGAGGGCTACGTCAAACTCCCCAATGTGAATCCGGCCGAAGACATGGTCGACCTGATGAGCGCCTCGCGCAACTACCAGGCAAACGTGACGGCGATGAGCGCGGTGAAGGACATGATTCACCGTTCCATCGATCTACTGCGGTGA
- the fliE gene encoding flagellar hook-basal body complex protein FliE, with protein MIPPVTSMANIAGIDNISGLGSPSQVTSTGPVSPEFGNLLEAAIDRVELSHNTAETAVNQFVSGEENEIHSTVMAVQRAELDFELALQVKNKVVSAYQEIMRMQI; from the coding sequence ATGATACCGCCCGTGACATCGATGGCGAACATTGCCGGCATCGACAACATCTCCGGATTGGGGTCGCCCAGCCAGGTCACTTCCACCGGTCCGGTCAGTCCCGAGTTCGGCAATCTGCTGGAAGCGGCGATCGACCGCGTCGAGTTGTCGCACAATACGGCCGAGACCGCGGTGAACCAGTTTGTCAGCGGGGAAGAGAACGAGATCCACTCCACCGTGATGGCGGTGCAGCGCGCGGAACTCGACTTCGAGCTGGCCCTGCAAGTGAAGAATAAAGTCGTTTCGGCCTATCAGGAAATCATGCGGATGCAGATCTGA
- the fliF gene encoding flagellar basal-body MS-ring/collar protein FliF: MNQLRSIYASLTPKQRGSIVIICLAIIAGFFYISRWQHERGFEPLYKELTSEDASAVVAKLKERGVEFRLGEGGTSVMVPTAQAAEMRLEMAGAGLVRSGRPGFELFDKVNFGVTDFAEQVNYRRALEGELERSVVSLAEVEKARIHLTFKRESVYTEARQPAKASVLIKLKPYAKLSAQNVQAIAHLISSAVEGLSPDSVSVLDMNGNLLGRPRRTPTQSGEELNDYALEYQQTVEKQLLSKINSTLEPLLGPDRFRAGVSADCDLTSTDESEEIFDPERSVMTSSQKSEDSSSHTPAGGVPGTASSLPRPSNEGAKGPVGTSRKTENVAYQTSRKVRHRKTPQGTLRRVSVSVLLDNDVEWQGQGASRKKVIVPPTPERVKSIHDLVAGVVGFSQERGDQIVVEVLPFEMNLHGDPLADQAPAPAAAKDWKSKITNVVQDQKQLIPLSAILAAVFVLGVGAWQFRRYKKAKQARKSTVLEAMPALPAASSTPGALAEAMQEQQALEAEEADPVARLLMLVEEKPEQCANVLKQWLSEQEAGA, translated from the coding sequence ATGAACCAACTGCGCAGCATTTATGCCTCTCTTACCCCGAAGCAGCGGGGTTCGATCGTGATCATCTGTCTCGCGATCATCGCCGGATTCTTCTATATCTCCCGGTGGCAGCACGAGCGGGGTTTCGAGCCCCTATATAAGGAGTTGACCAGCGAGGATGCTTCGGCTGTCGTGGCCAAGCTCAAGGAGCGGGGTGTTGAATTCCGCCTGGGCGAGGGCGGGACGTCGGTGATGGTGCCGACGGCACAGGCCGCGGAGATGCGGCTGGAGATGGCCGGCGCGGGTTTGGTGCGCAGCGGGCGGCCCGGCTTCGAACTGTTCGATAAGGTCAACTTTGGCGTGACCGACTTTGCGGAGCAGGTGAACTACCGTCGTGCGCTGGAAGGCGAGCTGGAACGTTCCGTCGTTTCGCTGGCGGAGGTCGAGAAAGCCCGGATCCACCTGACTTTCAAGCGCGAGTCAGTGTACACAGAGGCGCGGCAGCCGGCGAAGGCGAGTGTCCTGATTAAGTTGAAACCTTACGCCAAGCTCTCCGCGCAGAATGTACAGGCCATTGCACACCTTATTTCCAGTGCGGTGGAAGGCCTGAGTCCGGACTCGGTTTCCGTGCTGGATATGAACGGCAATCTGCTGGGCCGTCCGAGGCGGACACCCACCCAAAGCGGCGAAGAGCTGAACGATTATGCGCTGGAATACCAGCAGACGGTGGAGAAGCAGTTGCTCTCCAAGATCAACTCGACCCTGGAACCTCTGTTAGGGCCGGACCGTTTCCGGGCCGGGGTTTCGGCCGATTGCGACCTGACGAGTACGGATGAGAGCGAGGAGATCTTCGATCCCGAGCGCTCCGTCATGACGAGCAGCCAGAAGAGCGAGGACAGTTCCAGCCACACGCCGGCCGGCGGAGTGCCCGGTACCGCTTCGTCACTGCCCCGTCCTTCCAATGAGGGGGCGAAGGGACCGGTGGGGACCTCTCGCAAAACCGAGAATGTGGCCTACCAGACTTCACGGAAAGTGCGGCATCGCAAGACCCCGCAGGGCACGCTGCGGCGCGTTTCGGTTTCCGTGCTGCTGGACAACGATGTCGAGTGGCAGGGCCAGGGCGCCAGCAGGAAAAAGGTGATTGTGCCGCCGACGCCGGAGCGGGTGAAGTCGATTCACGACCTGGTGGCGGGGGTGGTGGGTTTCTCGCAGGAACGCGGCGACCAGATTGTCGTGGAAGTGCTGCCGTTTGAGATGAATCTGCACGGCGACCCGCTGGCAGACCAGGCGCCCGCGCCGGCGGCCGCCAAGGATTGGAAGTCCAAGATCACGAACGTGGTGCAGGACCAGAAGCAACTGATTCCGCTGAGCGCAATTTTAGCCGCGGTGTTCGTGCTGGGTGTTGGAGCATGGCAGTTCCGCCGATATAAGAAAGCGAAGCAGGCGCGCAAGTCCACGGTTTTGGAAGCCATGCCGGCCCTGCCAGCGGCGTCGAGTACCCCGGGCGCTTTGGCTGAGGCGATGCAGGAGCAGCAGGCGCTGGAAGCCGAGGAGGCAGATCCGGTGGCCCGGTTGCTGATGCTGGTGGAAGAGAAACCGGAGCAATGCGCGAACGTGCTGAAGCAATGGCTGTCTGAGCAGGAAGCGGGAGCGTAA
- the fliG gene encoding flagellar motor switch protein FliG, with translation MKPATEASPGARKVAVLMAALGLEASSKLLKQLEPDEIRMVSAALNALGPVPVDEAHQVLQEFEEKASTRQIMGHGGPGYTMKLLSGTFGEEFARQTGLALSGEEVKKTALDLLAEADSEQLARILEPEHPQTVALLMSAMAPDAGSKIVSSFTPERQYEVFTRMAVIDQSDPAMIELIAESLLQRLPAGGAPQKQRASGVQLAAELINRLDPEDGVRVLDSVGSQAPELAESIRRLLFVFDDILKLDAKAMRELISRVDRKLLVLGLKGTSEEIRQKFLGSMSKNGASMLLEDIDAAGPVRLREVEGAQQQIISVVRQMEAEGLIDLRSAGAEEYVV, from the coding sequence ATGAAGCCAGCAACGGAAGCAAGTCCCGGCGCAAGGAAGGTGGCCGTGCTGATGGCCGCCCTGGGTCTGGAAGCCAGTTCCAAGCTTTTGAAGCAGTTGGAGCCGGATGAGATTCGGATGGTCAGCGCGGCCCTGAATGCCTTGGGGCCCGTGCCGGTGGACGAGGCGCACCAGGTTCTGCAGGAATTCGAAGAGAAGGCGTCGACGCGGCAGATCATGGGTCATGGCGGACCCGGCTACACGATGAAACTGCTGTCGGGTACTTTCGGTGAAGAGTTTGCCCGGCAGACCGGGTTGGCGCTGTCGGGTGAGGAAGTCAAGAAGACCGCGCTCGACCTGCTGGCGGAGGCGGACAGCGAACAACTGGCACGCATCCTGGAACCGGAGCATCCGCAGACCGTCGCCCTGCTGATGTCGGCCATGGCGCCGGATGCCGGCTCCAAAATCGTCTCCTCGTTCACGCCGGAACGGCAATATGAGGTATTCACCAGGATGGCGGTGATCGACCAGTCGGATCCGGCCATGATCGAGCTGATTGCCGAGTCGCTGCTGCAACGGCTGCCGGCGGGCGGCGCTCCGCAGAAGCAGCGGGCCAGCGGCGTGCAACTGGCGGCGGAACTCATCAACCGGTTGGATCCGGAAGATGGAGTCCGGGTACTGGATTCGGTGGGATCGCAGGCGCCCGAACTGGCGGAGTCGATCCGGCGGCTGTTGTTTGTCTTCGACGACATCCTGAAGCTGGACGCCAAGGCGATGCGCGAGTTGATCTCGCGTGTGGATCGCAAGCTGCTGGTTCTGGGTTTGAAGGGCACCAGCGAAGAGATCCGGCAGAAGTTCCTGGGCTCGATGTCGAAGAACGGCGCATCGATGCTGTTGGAAGATATCGATGCGGCGGGTCCGGTGCGGTTGAGAGAAGTGGAAGGGGCGCAGCAGCAGATCATTTCCGTGGTACGGCAGATGGAAGCCGAGGGGCTGATCGATTTGCGGTCGGCGGGTGCGGAAGAATATGTCGTCTAG